A stretch of Proteiniborus sp. DW1 DNA encodes these proteins:
- a CDS encoding NUDIX hydrolase translates to MIYEEKTMKSEKIYEGKILSVRVDTVELPDKKYSKREIVEHPGAVAIVAITDEKEIVLVKQFRKATETVLLEIPAGKLEINEHPQDCAIRELKEETGLEAKKIEYILDYYSSPGFANEKVHIFIASELLSGEAELEEDEYIDVVKVNMDEALEMINNGTIKDGKTIIGIFMAYNKLNNNE, encoded by the coding sequence ATGATTTATGAGGAAAAAACGATGAAAAGTGAAAAAATATATGAAGGTAAGATATTGTCTGTAAGAGTTGATACAGTTGAATTACCAGATAAAAAGTACTCAAAAAGAGAAATTGTTGAGCATCCAGGAGCAGTTGCCATTGTAGCAATAACAGATGAGAAAGAAATAGTATTAGTCAAACAATTTAGGAAGGCTACTGAAACAGTATTACTTGAAATACCAGCAGGAAAGTTAGAAATAAATGAACACCCTCAAGATTGTGCAATTAGAGAACTTAAAGAAGAGACAGGGCTAGAAGCAAAAAAAATTGAATACATTCTTGACTATTATTCATCTCCTGGATTTGCAAATGAAAAAGTGCATATTTTTATAGCATCAGAGTTGTTAAGTGGAGAAGCTGAGCTAGAGGAAGATGAATATATAGATGTAGTCAAAGTAAACATGGATGAAGCCTTAGAAATGATTAACAATGGAACAATCAAAGATGGAAAGACTATAATCGGTATTTTTATGGCTTATAATAAATTGAACAATAATGAATGA
- the spoIIM gene encoding stage II sporulation protein M has product MIKDIVYKNIKDNFILYFLLVLALMIGISAGAITINVLNEEQSHSLIGFLDSFFQVLSKEKIDSFILLRHSIVNNLQTIVLIWILGITVIGLPIVIFIVVLRGFIVGFTVGFLINELGFKGFAFSMLTILPQNIFVIPGLIALAVLSINFSLKVVTSKTKRNLKFCFLSELTSYSISTAILSLLIIVGSLVEAYITPVFMKLLLGYVI; this is encoded by the coding sequence GTGATTAAAGATATAGTTTACAAAAATATCAAGGACAACTTTATACTTTATTTTTTATTAGTTTTAGCTTTAATGATTGGTATTTCTGCTGGTGCAATTACTATAAATGTATTAAATGAAGAGCAAAGTCATAGCCTTATTGGCTTTTTAGATTCCTTTTTCCAAGTGTTAAGCAAAGAAAAAATCGACAGTTTTATTTTATTAAGGCACTCCATAGTCAATAACCTTCAAACTATAGTATTGATTTGGATACTTGGCATAACAGTAATTGGATTACCTATAGTCATTTTTATAGTTGTTCTTAGAGGATTTATAGTAGGTTTTACTGTTGGTTTTTTAATTAATGAGTTAGGTTTTAAAGGCTTTGCCTTTTCAATGTTAACCATATTACCTCAGAATATTTTTGTTATTCCAGGGTTAATAGCCTTAGCAGTTTTATCAATTAATTTTTCATTGAAAGTAGTAACAAGCAAAACAAAAAGAAATTTAAAGTTTTGTTTTTTATCTGAGCTAACTAGCTACTCTATATCAACTGCTATCCTTTCACTGTTAATAATTGTAGGAAGTTTAGTAGAAGCTTATATAACACCTGTTTTTATGAAGTTATTGTTAGGCTATGTTATATAA
- the xerD gene encoding site-specific tyrosine recombinase XerD, with amino-acid sequence MDSNLHNFNGYLEVEKELSHNTIESYNRDLKQFSNYLKENGISDFTNVNKTLIITYLMSMQKSGKSVSTISRSIASLRSFYQFLLNEGIISKDPTINLQSPKQEKKLPSILTPKEVEILLEQPDLDCSKGIRDKAMLELLYASGIRVSELIALNVDDINLYMDYIISSKDTPNERVIPIGKMAVNFLSIYIEKHRMNLIKDLKEKSLFVNYHGKRLTRQGFWKIVRGYTKRAKINKNITPHTLRHSFAAHLLQNGADLKSVQEMLGHADISTTQVYTLVTKNKIKEVYKKAHPRA; translated from the coding sequence ATGGATAGCAACTTACATAATTTCAATGGTTATCTTGAAGTGGAAAAAGAGCTTTCTCACAATACAATAGAATCCTATAATAGAGATTTGAAGCAATTTTCTAACTATCTAAAAGAAAATGGTATATCTGATTTTACTAATGTGAATAAGACGCTAATAATCACTTATCTTATGAGTATGCAAAAATCTGGGAAATCAGTTTCTACAATATCGCGAAGTATTGCTTCCTTAAGATCCTTTTATCAATTTCTCTTGAACGAAGGAATTATTAGTAAGGATCCAACTATAAATCTTCAATCTCCTAAACAAGAAAAAAAACTTCCGAGTATATTAACACCTAAAGAAGTAGAAATATTACTTGAGCAACCTGATCTAGATTGTTCTAAGGGAATTAGGGACAAGGCTATGCTAGAACTACTATATGCATCAGGAATTAGAGTTTCAGAACTTATTGCATTAAATGTAGATGATATAAATTTATACATGGATTATATTATTAGTTCTAAGGATACACCTAACGAAAGAGTTATACCTATTGGGAAGATGGCAGTTAATTTTTTGAGCATATATATAGAGAAACATAGAATGAACCTCATAAAAGATCTGAAAGAAAAATCATTGTTTGTTAATTATCATGGAAAAAGACTTACAAGACAAGGGTTTTGGAAAATTGTAAGAGGTTATACTAAGCGTGCAAAAATTAATAAGAATATAACTCCACATACATTGAGACATTCTTTCGCAGCCCATTTGTTGCAAAATGGCGCTGACTTAAAATCAGTTCAAGAAATGTTAGGACATGCAGATATATCTACTACTCAGGTTTATACTTTAGTTACTAAGAATAAAATCAAAGAAGTATATAAAAAGGCACATCCAAGAGCATAA
- a CDS encoding phosphopentomutase, whose amino-acid sequence MINNITLIVLDSVGIGELPDAHKYGDEGSNTLGNIIKNVRNINLKNLNMLGLGLIEGVEGLEHIENPIGSYGRLSESSAGKDTTTGHWEIGGIILKEPFPTFQNGFPDELIEKYEKLIGTKVLGNKVASGTVILEELGKEHMETGYPIIYTSADSVFQIAAHEEIIPVNRLYELCEIAREILIDKYAVGRVIARPFLGEPGAFVRTSNRKDFSLKPTEDTMLDIIKKSGLEVMAVGKIEDIFSGQGITKSVHTISNMDGIDNTIKYIKERNKGLIFSNLVDFDMKYGHRNDIEGYARALEEFDSRLPEIIECLREDEVLMITADHGCDPTTASTDHSREYVPILIYGDKIKSGVNIGTRSTFADIGATILDLLGLDGLNNGKSFADLILKR is encoded by the coding sequence ATGATAAATAACATAACCTTAATAGTACTAGATAGTGTGGGAATAGGAGAGTTACCAGATGCCCATAAATATGGAGATGAAGGCAGTAATACATTAGGGAATATTATTAAAAATGTAAGGAATATTAATTTGAAAAATCTAAATATGCTTGGTCTTGGTTTAATAGAAGGTGTAGAAGGCTTAGAGCATATTGAAAATCCAATTGGCTCCTATGGGAGACTTTCTGAAAGTTCTGCAGGTAAAGATACTACAACAGGACATTGGGAAATAGGAGGAATAATTCTTAAAGAACCTTTTCCAACTTTTCAAAATGGTTTCCCTGATGAGCTTATAGAAAAATATGAAAAACTTATAGGTACAAAAGTACTAGGGAATAAGGTGGCATCTGGAACTGTCATATTAGAAGAACTAGGAAAGGAACATATGGAGACTGGCTATCCAATAATCTATACTTCCGCAGATAGTGTTTTTCAAATAGCAGCCCATGAGGAAATTATACCAGTTAATAGGCTTTATGAGCTTTGTGAAATAGCTAGAGAGATTTTGATTGATAAATATGCAGTGGGTAGGGTTATTGCAAGACCATTTCTAGGGGAACCTGGAGCATTCGTAAGGACATCAAATAGAAAGGATTTTTCCCTAAAACCAACTGAAGATACAATGTTAGATATTATTAAAAAATCAGGATTAGAGGTCATGGCTGTTGGAAAAATTGAAGATATTTTCAGTGGACAAGGAATTACTAAAAGTGTCCATACTATAAGTAATATGGATGGAATAGATAATACAATAAAATATATTAAAGAGCGTAACAAAGGATTAATATTTTCAAATTTAGTTGACTTTGATATGAAATATGGTCATAGAAATGACATAGAAGGATATGCGAGGGCTCTAGAAGAATTTGACAGTAGGTTACCAGAAATAATTGAATGTCTTAGAGAAGATGAGGTTTTGATGATTACTGCTGATCATGGTTGTGACCCGACTACAGCTAGTACAGACCATTCAAGAGAATATGTACCTATTCTCATCTATGGAGATAAGATAAAAAGTGGAGTTAATATTGGTACTAGGAGTACATTTGCAGATATAGGAGCTACTATATTAGACTTATTAGGTTTAGATGGCCTTAATAATGGTAAAAGCTTTGCTGATTTAATTTTAAAAAGATAG
- a CDS encoding purine-nucleoside phosphorylase — translation MSLVEKINETIQYLASRTNSKPKIGIILGSGLGPLADEILNADIIKYDEIPNFPTSTVQGHKGQLVVGELEGKKVIAMQGRFHYYEGYPIDKVTFPVRVMRALGVDTIIITNAAGGVNREYAPGDLMVITDHINFTFDNPLIGKNYDELGPRFPDMSHAYDKSLIDLAIKSANNLNLNIKQGVYMWNSGPTYETPAEVRVATFLGADAVGMSTVPEVITAVHGGMKVLGISCITNMASGILDQPLNHSEVIETSERVKNDFISLIKEILKEL, via the coding sequence GTGAGCTTAGTTGAAAAAATTAATGAAACGATACAATATTTGGCTAGCAGAACTAATAGTAAACCTAAAATTGGGATCATTTTAGGCTCAGGCCTTGGTCCACTGGCGGATGAGATATTGAATGCAGATATAATTAAATATGATGAAATACCAAATTTCCCTACATCTACTGTACAGGGGCATAAGGGCCAGTTAGTAGTTGGAGAATTAGAAGGTAAAAAAGTTATTGCAATGCAAGGAAGGTTTCATTATTATGAAGGTTATCCAATAGATAAAGTTACATTTCCAGTAAGAGTTATGAGAGCATTAGGAGTAGATACTATAATAATAACTAATGCTGCAGGAGGAGTAAATCGTGAATATGCACCTGGTGATTTGATGGTCATAACAGATCATATTAATTTTACCTTTGATAATCCTCTAATTGGAAAAAACTATGATGAATTAGGACCTAGATTTCCAGATATGTCTCATGCATATGACAAATCATTAATAGATTTAGCAATAAAATCTGCTAACAATTTAAACTTGAATATTAAACAAGGAGTTTATATGTGGAATTCAGGGCCTACATATGAAACACCAGCTGAAGTTAGAGTGGCTACTTTTTTAGGAGCTGATGCAGTAGGAATGTCTACTGTACCTGAAGTTATTACAGCAGTTCATGGGGGCATGAAAGTACTTGGAATATCATGTATTACAAACATGGCATCTGGAATATTGGATCAGCCTTTAAATCATAGTGAGGTAATTGAAACTTCTGAAAGAGTAAAAAATGATTTTATTTCTTTAATTAAAGAAATATTAAAAGAATTATAG
- a CDS encoding purine-nucleoside phosphorylase gives MENLLYAIEKASSYIRERIDFTPEIGLILGSGLGTLVDEVENPIAIDYKDVPYFPVSTVEGHEGKLILGELEGKKVIAMQGRFHYYEGYTLQEITFPVRVMKSLGIKMLLVTNACGSLTKDFYPGALMIMEDHINFIGDNPLIGQNYDELGPRFPDMSSAYDKELIRLAESVSKKLDIETKKGVYVAISGPNYASRAELRMLRKIGADTIGMSTVPEVIVARHSDLKVLGISCVTDMAIADEIVSISHEEVIKVANETRPKFIRLVKGILNEVIL, from the coding sequence ATGGAAAACTTATTATATGCTATTGAGAAAGCTAGTTCATATATAAGAGAAAGAATTGACTTCACACCTGAAATTGGACTGATTTTAGGCTCAGGTCTAGGAACACTAGTAGATGAAGTTGAGAATCCTATTGCAATTGATTATAAAGATGTACCTTATTTTCCTGTATCTACAGTAGAAGGTCATGAAGGAAAATTAATTTTAGGGGAATTAGAAGGTAAAAAAGTTATTGCAATGCAAGGAAGATTTCATTATTATGAGGGATATACATTGCAGGAGATAACCTTTCCAGTTAGGGTAATGAAATCCCTTGGTATAAAAATGTTATTGGTAACTAATGCATGTGGCTCATTGACGAAAGACTTTTATCCAGGTGCATTAATGATTATGGAGGATCATATTAATTTCATTGGAGATAACCCTCTTATTGGGCAGAATTATGATGAATTAGGTCCTAGGTTTCCTGATATGTCCTCTGCATATGATAAGGAGCTAATTAGGTTAGCAGAAAGTGTTAGTAAAAAACTTGATATTGAAACTAAGAAAGGTGTTTATGTAGCTATAAGTGGTCCTAATTATGCTTCAAGAGCTGAACTTAGAATGCTTAGAAAGATTGGTGCAGACACAATAGGAATGTCTACAGTACCAGAAGTTATAGTTGCTAGACATTCAGATTTAAAGGTATTAGGTATATCTTGTGTTACGGATATGGCAATAGCAGATGAAATAGTTTCAATAAGCCATGAAGAAGTTATTAAAGTAGCTAATGAAACTAGACCTAAATTTATAAGACTTGTTAAAGGTATACTTAATGAGGTGATACTATAA
- a CDS encoding pyrimidine-nucleoside phosphorylase: MRMYDIIQKKRDGKELSTEEINFFINGYSKGEIPDYQASALLMAIYLKKMNKRETVDLTNAMVNSGETVDLSLIEGIKVDKHSTGGVGDKVTLALGPMVAACGLPFAKMSGRGLGHTGGTLDKLESIKGLRTEFSREEFISTVNKVKLCICSQTANITPADKKLYALRDVTATVDNISLIASSVMSKKIAAGSNAIVLDVKVGSGAFMKELDDAFLLAEEMVGIGNSVGRETVAIISNMDEPLGYAVGNSIEVIEAINTLQGNGPEDFVELCLTLGSMLLVLGKKAENMNYGREMLVQVIDNGSAYNKLLEFVEAQGGDVNYIRNTELLPKASNKFEILSDCDGYIKSIDAEEIGKCALALGAGRETKESNIDLAAGIILNKKVDDKVNKGDVLAYLLYNDPDKAKGIDTKLKNAIKIGDKNKEKKKLIYGIVDSDGVKRM; encoded by the coding sequence ATGAGAATGTATGATATTATTCAAAAAAAGAGAGATGGAAAAGAATTATCTACTGAAGAAATTAATTTTTTTATAAATGGCTATTCAAAAGGCGAAATTCCTGATTATCAAGCAAGTGCATTGCTTATGGCAATATACTTGAAAAAAATGAACAAAAGAGAGACTGTAGATTTGACAAATGCTATGGTAAACTCTGGGGAAACAGTTGATCTTTCTCTTATAGAAGGGATAAAGGTCGATAAGCATAGTACTGGAGGTGTTGGTGACAAGGTGACACTAGCCTTAGGTCCTATGGTGGCTGCATGTGGATTACCATTTGCAAAAATGTCTGGAAGAGGGTTAGGGCATACTGGTGGAACCTTAGATAAACTTGAATCTATTAAAGGCTTAAGAACCGAATTTTCTAGAGAAGAGTTTATTTCAACTGTGAATAAAGTGAAATTATGTATATGTAGTCAAACTGCTAACATTACACCTGCTGACAAGAAATTATATGCTTTAAGGGATGTAACTGCCACTGTAGATAATATTTCTCTAATTGCTAGTAGTGTAATGAGCAAAAAAATTGCTGCAGGTTCTAATGCCATTGTATTAGATGTTAAGGTTGGTAGTGGTGCGTTTATGAAAGAATTAGATGATGCATTTTTACTAGCTGAGGAAATGGTAGGTATAGGTAATAGTGTAGGTAGAGAAACAGTTGCAATAATATCTAATATGGATGAGCCACTAGGTTATGCAGTAGGTAATTCAATTGAAGTAATAGAGGCCATTAATACTTTACAAGGTAATGGACCAGAAGATTTTGTAGAGTTGTGCTTAACACTTGGTTCTATGCTATTAGTCTTGGGTAAAAAAGCTGAAAATATGAACTATGGTAGAGAAATGTTAGTACAAGTCATAGATAATGGAAGTGCTTATAATAAGCTACTGGAATTTGTTGAAGCTCAGGGTGGAGATGTAAATTATATTAGGAATACAGAGCTACTACCTAAAGCTAGCAATAAATTTGAAATATTAAGTGACTGTGATGGTTATATTAAGTCAATTGATGCTGAAGAAATAGGAAAATGTGCGCTAGCATTAGGGGCAGGAAGAGAGACGAAGGAAAGTAACATTGATTTAGCTGCTGGTATAATCTTGAATAAGAAGGTTGATGATAAAGTAAATAAAGGAGATGTTCTAGCATATTTGCTTTATAATGATCCAGACAAAGCTAAGGGCATTGATACCAAGTTAAAGAATGCTATAAAAATTGGTGACAAAAATAAAGAAAAAAAGAAGTTAATTTATGGAATTGTAGACTCAGATGGAGTAAAGAGGATGTAG
- a CDS encoding D-alanyl-D-alanine carboxypeptidase family protein: MNKLARYRRVISITAILLILVTLSNHSYAETEEPFKLEAKSAILLDAITGEILFEKNIHEKLPPASITKIMVLLIAMEDLDSGKIKLDDKVQVSSNAERMGGSQVYLEAGETQILDDLLKAVCLRSANDAAVALAEHISGSIDVFVQRMNDRAKELGMTNTHFKNATGLPDPEHLTTAYDISLMSRELLKHPKIHDWLTIYMTDIKVGKNKDVTQTLVNTNKLIRDYQGANGLKTGLTNDAGHCLAASAKRGNLSLISVVLGGPTSNSRFSESKKLLDFGFANYESLPICRKDEVVKKIKVSKGKGNIVNIVAESDYSLLIRKGDSREIEKEIILPEKINAPYEKGQKFGEIVLKNNGKEVGRVNLVTEEGMNKASIIDMFKKVTTMFLGNSK, translated from the coding sequence ATGAATAAGCTAGCAAGATATAGAAGAGTAATTAGCATAACAGCCATTTTATTGATATTAGTTACGCTTTCAAATCATTCATATGCAGAAACTGAGGAACCTTTTAAATTAGAGGCAAAATCAGCAATATTATTGGATGCAATAACTGGAGAAATTTTATTTGAAAAAAACATACATGAGAAATTACCCCCAGCTAGTATAACAAAAATTATGGTTCTTTTAATTGCAATGGAAGATTTAGATAGTGGAAAAATAAAACTTGATGATAAAGTTCAAGTAAGTTCTAATGCAGAAAGAATGGGTGGAAGCCAAGTATATCTAGAAGCTGGAGAAACCCAGATACTAGATGACTTATTAAAAGCTGTTTGTTTAAGGTCTGCAAATGATGCAGCAGTAGCATTAGCAGAGCATATATCAGGTAGTATAGATGTATTTGTTCAGAGAATGAATGATAGAGCAAAGGAGCTTGGAATGACTAATACCCATTTTAAGAATGCAACTGGACTACCTGATCCAGAACACCTTACTACTGCATATGATATTAGTTTAATGTCAAGAGAACTATTGAAACATCCTAAAATTCATGATTGGCTAACTATATATATGACTGATATTAAAGTAGGTAAAAATAAAGATGTAACTCAAACTCTTGTAAATACAAACAAACTAATACGAGATTATCAAGGTGCAAATGGATTAAAAACAGGTCTAACTAATGATGCAGGTCATTGCCTTGCTGCATCAGCCAAGAGAGGTAATTTGTCTCTAATAAGTGTAGTTTTGGGCGGACCAACATCAAATAGTAGATTTTCAGAATCAAAGAAGCTCTTAGACTTTGGATTTGCAAACTATGAGTCATTACCTATATGTAGAAAAGATGAGGTTGTTAAAAAAATTAAAGTATCCAAAGGAAAAGGAAACATTGTAAATATAGTTGCAGAAAGCGATTATAGTCTTCTAATACGAAAAGGAGATTCAAGAGAAATAGAAAAAGAGATAATACTTCCCGAAAAAATCAATGCTCCATATGAAAAGGGACAAAAGTTTGGAGAGATTGTATTAAAGAACAATGGTAAAGAAGTTGGTAGAGTAAACTTAGTTACAGAAGAAGGAATGAATAAGGCTTCAATTATTGATATGTTTAAAAAAGTCACAACCATGTTTTTAGGTAATTCTAAGTAA
- a CDS encoding segregation/condensation protein A codes for MEYKVVLEAFEGPMDLLMHLIEKEKVDIYDIPIAKITDQYIEYIQGMQSIDLNLTSEFLVMAATLLEIKSKMLLPKSSSDDEQLEMEEADPREELVRRLVEYKKFKLVAENLKTKGDTQSKIFFKQKEELEEFMEQDSFELEKIDFKELFLAYMNILNKSKESIKKINLAEIQRDELTIEDCMDDLENVIKEKKKVKFNELFKEDSTKNRVVVIFLSILELIKLKKIKVVQEKNFGDIVIKSNNL; via the coding sequence ATGGAATATAAAGTAGTGTTAGAAGCTTTTGAAGGACCAATGGACCTACTTATGCATTTAATAGAGAAGGAAAAAGTTGATATATACGATATACCAATAGCTAAGATTACAGACCAGTATATAGAATACATTCAAGGTATGCAAAGTATAGATTTAAATTTGACCAGCGAGTTTTTAGTCATGGCTGCAACGCTTCTGGAAATCAAGTCAAAGATGCTACTACCTAAAAGCAGTAGTGATGATGAGCAATTAGAAATGGAAGAAGCAGACCCTAGAGAAGAGCTTGTAAGAAGACTAGTAGAATATAAAAAGTTTAAGTTGGTAGCAGAGAACCTTAAAACTAAAGGTGATACTCAAAGTAAGATTTTTTTTAAGCAGAAAGAAGAACTAGAAGAATTTATGGAACAGGATTCATTTGAATTAGAAAAAATAGACTTTAAAGAGCTATTTTTAGCATATATGAATATTCTAAATAAATCTAAGGAAAGTATAAAAAAAATAAATTTAGCTGAAATACAAAGGGACGAGCTGACTATAGAAGATTGCATGGACGATCTGGAAAATGTTATTAAAGAAAAGAAAAAAGTCAAATTTAATGAGCTATTTAAAGAGGATAGCACTAAAAATAGAGTTGTTGTTATCTTTTTGTCTATACTTGAGTTGATTAAATTAAAAAAAATTAAAGTAGTACAAGAGAAAAATTTCGGAGATATAGTAATTAAGAGTAATAATTTATAG
- the scpB gene encoding SMC-Scp complex subunit ScpB, with product MDSREIKSIIEALLFTWGDPLSLDDISDVLELDKQSLSKIMSEMIDDFNFNRRGIQIIQVNDKYQLSTRPEHFEWIKKLCTPRVNKTLSNAALETLSIIAYKQPITKAEIEIIRGVKCDKALNTLIEKNLIKEIGRLEKTGKPIIYGTTDDFLKCFGLSTLEALPSLDEDNIEENILGEIKDIDNTK from the coding sequence ATGGACAGTAGAGAAATAAAATCTATTATAGAAGCATTATTATTTACTTGGGGAGACCCTTTATCATTGGATGATATATCTGATGTGCTAGAGTTAGATAAACAATCTTTATCTAAAATTATGAGTGAAATGATTGATGATTTTAACTTTAATAGAAGAGGAATCCAAATTATACAGGTTAATGATAAGTATCAACTAAGTACTAGGCCTGAACACTTTGAATGGATAAAGAAATTATGTACTCCTAGGGTTAATAAAACCTTATCTAATGCTGCTCTTGAAACATTATCAATTATAGCTTATAAACAACCTATTACTAAAGCAGAAATAGAAATAATTAGGGGAGTTAAATGCGACAAAGCACTAAATACTCTAATAGAGAAAAATTTGATTAAGGAAATTGGAAGACTTGAAAAGACTGGTAAGCCAATTATTTATGGAACTACTGATGATTTTTTAAAATGCTTTGGTTTATCTACATTAGAAGCTTTGCCTTCTCTTGATGAAGACAATATAGAAGAGAACATTTTAGGTGAAATAAAAGATATCGATAACACAAAATAA
- a CDS encoding DUF2953 domain-containing protein, giving the protein MKKKKNSTIGVKLILLKGLFKFQYEIEYLDLVAKINMKGYKLDEKKVESYKIKEKKGFELEYIIEQFHNLRKNLSLFRNIIQYIVEKIILESLSLNARFGLGDAALTGITYGALWAVMGVFLNVLYSNKDVKNLSVKLCPDFNETILEVDFFCIIKIKFAHIIIASIKGIKVLIKGGVLNGRSSYSRSNEDNNGEY; this is encoded by the coding sequence ATGAAAAAAAAGAAAAATAGCACCATAGGTGTAAAATTAATTTTGTTAAAGGGATTATTCAAATTTCAATATGAAATCGAATACTTAGATTTGGTTGCAAAAATTAATATGAAGGGGTATAAGCTAGACGAAAAAAAAGTTGAAAGCTATAAAATAAAGGAGAAGAAAGGATTTGAATTAGAATATATAATTGAACAATTCCATAATTTGAGAAAAAATCTAAGCTTATTTAGAAATATTATCCAATATATAGTAGAGAAAATTATTTTAGAGTCACTAAGCTTGAATGCTAGATTTGGGCTAGGAGATGCTGCACTTACTGGCATAACTTATGGGGCACTCTGGGCTGTAATGGGTGTTTTTTTAAATGTTCTATATAGTAATAAAGATGTTAAAAACTTAAGTGTAAAACTATGTCCAGATTTTAATGAAACTATTTTAGAAGTTGACTTTTTCTGCATAATAAAGATTAAATTTGCCCATATTATTATTGCAAGCATAAAAGGAATAAAAGTACTTATAAAAGGCGGTGTATTGAATGGCAGATCATCCTATTCAAGGTCTAATGAAGACAACAATGGAGAGTATTAA
- the ytfJ gene encoding GerW family sporulation protein, with product MADHPIQGLMKTTMESIKEMVDVNTIVGDPVQSPDGQIIIPISRVCFGFASGGTEFNCANGKYEEQNEGSDKKLPFGGGTGAGVSVQPVAFIVVGNGNMKLLPVDQNANIINSILDLIPKMANGIQNKFKDKEPKEKNTQIITESSGNN from the coding sequence ATGGCAGATCATCCTATTCAAGGTCTAATGAAGACAACAATGGAGAGTATTAAAGAAATGGTAGATGTAAATACAATAGTTGGAGACCCAGTTCAATCTCCTGATGGGCAAATAATAATACCTATCTCGAGGGTTTGCTTTGGTTTTGCTTCAGGAGGTACTGAGTTTAACTGCGCTAATGGAAAATATGAAGAGCAAAATGAAGGTAGTGATAAAAAGTTACCCTTTGGTGGAGGTACAGGAGCAGGAGTTTCTGTACAACCAGTTGCTTTTATAGTAGTAGGTAATGGAAACATGAAGTTGCTACCTGTGGATCAAAATGCAAATATAATAAACAGTATCTTGGACTTAATACCAAAAATGGCAAATGGAATACAGAACAAATTTAAGGATAAAGAACCTAAAGAAAAAAACACACAAATAATTACAGAAAGTAGCGGTAATAATTAG